A single region of the Mycobacterium lentiflavum genome encodes:
- a CDS encoding DUF5302 domain-containing protein: MADKTSGKDAPPAQDEDDNKRKFREALERKMAKSAGGSDHKDGGGKQARAHGAAGGGRREFRRKSGG, translated from the coding sequence ATGGCCGACAAGACTTCCGGAAAAGACGCCCCGCCCGCGCAGGACGAGGACGACAACAAGCGCAAGTTTCGCGAAGCCTTGGAGCGCAAGATGGCCAAGTCCGCGGGTGGATCCGACCACAAGGACGGTGGCGGTAAGCAGGCTCGGGCGCACGGCGCGGCGGGCGGAGGCCGTCGGGAATTCCGCCGCAAGAGCGGCGGCTAG
- a CDS encoding MMPL family transporter: MLPRIARLAIAAPRRIIAVGVLVFIAAAVFGLPVAKSLAPGGFQDPNSESARTIKVLGDKFGQSGQQMLILVTAPAGANSDQARTAGTDLVNQLQRSPLVYNATSPWTAPPQAAADLLSKDDKSGLIVVNLKGGENDAQKNAQTLSEQFVHDRDGVTVRAGGSAMQYAQINTQNQEDLLMMEIIAIPLSFLVLVWVFGGLLAAALPMALGALAVVGSMTVLRLVTFTTEVSIFALNLSTALGLALAIDYTLLIVSRYRDELAEGGDRDEALIRTMATSGRTVLFSAVTVALSMSATALFPMYFLKSFAYAGVATVAFVATASIVITPAAIVLLGPRLDSLDVRRLVRRMLGRPDAVHKPVELLFWYRSSKFVMRRWLPVGLVVVALLLLLGLPFLSVKWGFPDDRVLPPATSSHQVGDRLRAGFAHDSATVVPVVIPDARGVSPADLDAYAAALSRVSDVSAVSAPSATFVGGNQVGPPAGATGLVDGSAFLTVSSTAPLFSQANDTQLDRLHQVPGPAGRSVEMAGVAQVNRDSVAAVTDRLPMVLGVMAAVTFILLFLLTGSVVMPVKALMCNVLSLTAAFGALVWIFQDGHLGALGTTPSGTLVANMPVLLFCIAFGLSMDYEVFLISRIREYWLQYRPMASTAKEAHAANDEAVAHGVARTGRVITAAALVMSMSFAALIAAHVSFMRMFGLGLTLAVFVDATLVRMVLVPAFMHVMGRWNWWAPKPLMRLHERFGISEGPAEPAAPSEPVATSLEHNGYPVAEPVTKLG; the protein is encoded by the coding sequence ATGCTGCCAAGGATCGCTCGGCTGGCCATCGCCGCGCCGCGCCGGATCATCGCGGTCGGGGTGCTGGTGTTCATCGCCGCAGCGGTCTTCGGCTTGCCGGTCGCCAAGAGCTTGGCTCCGGGCGGTTTTCAGGACCCGAACTCCGAGTCGGCGCGGACCATCAAGGTGTTGGGCGACAAGTTCGGGCAGAGCGGTCAGCAGATGCTGATCCTGGTCACCGCCCCCGCGGGCGCCAATAGCGACCAGGCCCGCACGGCGGGCACCGATCTCGTCAACCAGCTGCAGCGCTCGCCGCTGGTCTACAACGCGACCTCCCCGTGGACCGCGCCGCCGCAAGCCGCCGCCGACCTGCTGAGCAAGGACGACAAGTCGGGGTTGATCGTGGTCAACCTCAAGGGCGGCGAAAACGACGCGCAAAAAAACGCCCAAACCCTGTCCGAACAATTCGTCCACGACCGTGACGGCGTCACCGTCCGCGCCGGCGGCTCTGCTATGCAATACGCCCAGATCAACACGCAGAACCAAGAAGACCTCTTGATGATGGAGATCATCGCGATCCCGCTCAGCTTCCTGGTGCTGGTCTGGGTGTTCGGTGGGCTGCTGGCGGCGGCGCTGCCGATGGCGCTGGGCGCGCTGGCCGTCGTCGGCTCGATGACGGTGTTGCGGCTCGTCACCTTCACCACCGAGGTGTCGATCTTCGCGCTGAACTTGAGCACCGCACTCGGCCTGGCGTTGGCCATCGATTACACGCTGCTGATCGTCAGCCGCTATCGCGACGAGTTGGCCGAGGGCGGTGACCGAGACGAGGCACTGATCCGGACCATGGCCACCTCCGGTCGCACCGTGCTGTTCTCGGCGGTCACCGTCGCCTTGTCGATGTCGGCGACGGCACTGTTCCCGATGTACTTCCTGAAGTCGTTTGCCTACGCCGGTGTCGCCACGGTGGCCTTCGTCGCGACCGCGTCCATCGTGATCACCCCGGCCGCGATCGTGCTGTTGGGTCCCCGGCTGGATTCCCTGGACGTGCGCCGGCTGGTACGGCGGATGCTGGGCCGCCCCGACGCCGTGCACAAGCCGGTCGAGCTGCTTTTCTGGTATCGGTCGAGCAAGTTCGTGATGCGCCGCTGGCTGCCGGTCGGTCTGGTCGTCGTCGCCCTGCTGCTACTGCTGGGACTTCCGTTCCTCTCGGTGAAGTGGGGTTTCCCGGACGATCGGGTGTTGCCCCCTGCGACGTCGTCGCATCAGGTCGGTGACCGATTGCGCGCCGGTTTCGCCCACGACTCCGCGACGGTGGTGCCCGTCGTGATCCCCGATGCGCGCGGTGTGAGCCCGGCGGATCTTGACGCCTACGCCGCGGCGTTGTCGCGGGTCTCGGACGTGTCGGCGGTATCGGCACCGAGCGCAACGTTCGTCGGCGGAAATCAGGTGGGGCCACCGGCGGGGGCCACCGGGCTGGTCGACGGCAGCGCTTTCCTGACCGTCAGCAGCACGGCACCGCTGTTCTCGCAAGCGAACGACACCCAGCTCGACCGGTTGCATCAGGTACCCGGACCCGCCGGCCGTTCCGTCGAGATGGCCGGCGTGGCGCAGGTCAACCGCGACAGCGTCGCCGCGGTGACGGATCGCCTGCCGATGGTGCTGGGCGTGATGGCCGCGGTCACCTTTATCTTGCTGTTCCTGCTCACCGGCAGCGTGGTGATGCCGGTGAAGGCGCTGATGTGCAATGTGCTGTCGCTGACCGCGGCGTTCGGCGCGCTGGTGTGGATTTTCCAAGACGGCCATCTCGGCGCGCTGGGAACGACGCCGAGCGGCACGCTGGTGGCGAACATGCCGGTGTTGTTGTTCTGCATCGCGTTCGGATTGTCGATGGACTACGAGGTGTTCCTGATCTCGCGGATCCGCGAGTACTGGCTGCAGTACCGGCCAATGGCGTCGACGGCCAAAGAGGCGCACGCCGCCAACGACGAGGCGGTGGCGCACGGCGTCGCGCGCACCGGCCGGGTGATCACCGCGGCCGCGCTGGTGATGTCGATGTCGTTCGCCGCGCTGATCGCCGCGCACGTGTCGTTCATGCGGATGTTCGGTCTGGGCCTGACCCTGGCCGTGTTCGTCGATGCGACCCTGGTGCGGATGGTCCTGGTGCCGGCGTTCATGCACGTGATGGGCCGGTGGAACTGGTGGGCACCCAAGCCGTTGATGCGGCTGCACGAGCGGTTCGGCATCAGCGAGGGTCCGGCCGAACCGGCCGCACCGAGCGAGCCGGTGGCGACCTCCCTCGAGCACAACGGCTATCCGGTCGCCGAACCGGTGACTAAGCTCGGTTGA
- a CDS encoding SIR2 family NAD-dependent protein deacylase: MRVTVLSGAGISAESGVPTFRDDKNGLWARFDPYELSSTQGWLNNPERVWGWYLWRHYLVGTVEPNDGHRAIAAWQDYAEVSVITQNVDDLHERAGSNPVHHLHGSLFEFRCTSCDLPYHDTLPEMPEPALEVQPPLCPRCGGLIRPDIVWFGEQLPEGPWSHAVEATQAADVMVVVGTSAIVYPAAGLADLALSRGVTVIEVNPEPTPLSGSVTLSIRESASQALPGLLQKLPALLK; this comes from the coding sequence ATGCGAGTGACGGTGCTCAGCGGCGCAGGGATCTCCGCGGAGAGCGGAGTGCCGACATTTCGCGACGACAAGAACGGATTGTGGGCCCGTTTCGACCCCTACGAGCTGTCCAGCACCCAGGGCTGGCTCAACAACCCCGAGCGGGTGTGGGGCTGGTATCTGTGGCGGCACTACCTGGTGGGCACCGTCGAACCCAACGACGGGCACCGGGCCATCGCCGCCTGGCAGGACTACGCCGAGGTCAGCGTCATCACCCAGAACGTCGACGACCTGCACGAGCGTGCCGGCAGCAATCCGGTCCACCACCTGCACGGCAGCCTCTTCGAATTCCGTTGCACGAGTTGCGATCTGCCCTATCACGACACCCTGCCCGAGATGCCTGAACCGGCGCTCGAGGTGCAACCGCCGCTGTGCCCCCGGTGCGGCGGGCTGATCCGGCCCGACATCGTCTGGTTCGGCGAGCAGCTGCCCGAGGGCCCGTGGAGCCACGCCGTCGAGGCGACCCAGGCGGCCGACGTGATGGTGGTCGTCGGAACCTCGGCGATCGTCTACCCGGCCGCGGGCCTCGCCGATCTCGCGCTCTCGCGCGGCGTCACCGTGATCGAGGTCAACCCCGAGCCCACCCCGCTGTCGGGCAGTGTCACGCTCAGCATCCGCGAGTCGGCGAGTCAGGCACTGCCGGGGCTGCTGCAAAAGCTGCCGGCCCTGCTGAAGTAA
- a CDS encoding DUF1059 domain-containing protein, whose translation MKTHLTCPCGEAIVGKDEDELVELTQAHLSSVHPGLEYDRDAILFMAY comes from the coding sequence GTGAAGACACACCTGACGTGTCCGTGCGGAGAAGCCATCGTTGGCAAGGATGAGGACGAACTGGTCGAGCTGACCCAGGCTCACCTGTCCAGCGTTCATCCGGGCCTGGAGTACGACCGCGACGCCATCCTGTTCATGGCGTACTAG
- a CDS encoding Rv1157c family protein, producing the protein MASNRILSKGLAAVVTASAAAFGLCPGAAADPAAPQPTPQQGATQGLPGLPALSQLSPIIQQAATDPGQATQLLMAAAQAFTHNPSAPGESKNVAASVNQFVQEPGAPVPGAPAPAPIAAPSEHVPGAGIVPGAEAHLPTGIDPVHAAGPAPAATPPAGTPHAPVPGAAPGPAPAAAPTPAPAPVAAPAPGAAPAAATAPGFGPDSPVTQDFMYPSIGSNCLADGSNAIATALSVAGPATIPLPGPQPGQTAYVFTAVGTPGPAEVQKLPLNVTWVNLTTGKSGTVTLKPRTDINPEGPTTLTGIADTGSGSIMSTIFGQVTTKEKQCQFLPTIGSTVVP; encoded by the coding sequence GTGGCGAGCAATAGGATTCTGTCCAAAGGTTTGGCCGCGGTCGTGACGGCATCGGCTGCCGCGTTCGGGCTCTGCCCGGGCGCGGCAGCCGATCCGGCGGCACCGCAACCGACGCCGCAACAAGGCGCGACCCAGGGTCTGCCGGGCCTGCCCGCGCTGTCGCAGCTGAGCCCGATCATTCAGCAGGCCGCGACCGACCCCGGCCAAGCCACGCAACTGCTGATGGCCGCGGCTCAGGCATTCACCCATAACCCATCGGCGCCCGGGGAATCGAAGAACGTGGCCGCGTCGGTGAATCAATTCGTTCAGGAGCCGGGCGCCCCGGTTCCCGGTGCGCCGGCTCCGGCGCCCATCGCCGCCCCGTCCGAGCATGTGCCCGGTGCCGGCATCGTGCCGGGCGCCGAGGCGCATCTGCCGACGGGCATCGACCCGGTCCACGCCGCGGGCCCGGCCCCGGCGGCAACTCCCCCGGCGGGCACGCCGCATGCTCCGGTACCGGGCGCCGCTCCGGGTCCGGCTCCCGCGGCCGCACCCACACCGGCACCCGCACCAGTCGCGGCACCGGCCCCGGGCGCCGCCCCGGCGGCCGCGACGGCTCCGGGTTTCGGCCCTGACTCGCCGGTTACGCAGGACTTCATGTATCCCTCGATCGGCAGCAACTGCCTCGCCGACGGCAGTAACGCCATCGCGACCGCGCTCTCGGTGGCAGGACCGGCCACAATTCCGTTGCCGGGCCCGCAACCGGGCCAGACCGCCTACGTGTTCACCGCGGTCGGCACGCCCGGACCCGCCGAGGTGCAAAAGCTGCCGCTGAACGTCACCTGGGTGAACCTGACCACCGGCAAGTCCGGCACCGTGACGCTCAAGCCACGCACCGACATCAACCCGGAAGGGCCGACGACGCTGACCGGAATCGCCGACACCGGTTCGGGCAGCATCATGTCGACGATCTTCGGTCAGGTCACGACCAAAGAAAAGCAGTGCCAGTTCCTGCCCACCATCGGCTCGACCGTGGTGCCCTGA
- a CDS encoding CaiB/BaiF CoA transferase family protein, which produces MGGPLNGLRVVELAGIGPGPHAAMILGDLGADVVRIDRPSKTPGGSGGVAKDAMMRNRRVVTADLKSDEGRATVLRLIAKADVLIEGYRPGVTERLGLGPEDCAKVNERLVYARMTGWGQTGPRSQQAGHDINYISLNGILHSIGRVNERPVPPLNLVGDFGGGSMFLLLGILSALWERQSSGKGQVVDAAMVDGSSVLVQMMWQMRAAGMWTDARGTNLLDGGAPYYDTYTCADGRYVAVGAIEPQFYAAMLTGLGLDGADIPGQNDVGRWPELRAILTEKFASQDRDHWAKVFADSDACVTPILAFGEVQTEPHITERNTFYEVDGGLQPLPAPRFSRTPPETPRPAAPVTDVEDILNDWV; this is translated from the coding sequence CTGGGTGGGCCCCTTAACGGACTCAGGGTGGTGGAGCTGGCCGGCATCGGGCCGGGCCCCCACGCCGCGATGATTCTGGGAGATCTGGGCGCCGACGTGGTGCGCATCGATCGCCCGTCTAAAACCCCCGGGGGCTCCGGTGGCGTCGCGAAGGACGCCATGATGCGCAACCGTCGGGTGGTGACCGCCGACCTCAAGTCCGACGAGGGTCGCGCAACCGTCCTGCGGCTGATCGCCAAGGCCGACGTGCTGATCGAGGGGTACCGCCCGGGCGTCACCGAGCGGCTCGGGCTGGGACCCGAGGACTGCGCCAAGGTCAACGAGCGGCTGGTCTACGCGCGGATGACCGGCTGGGGCCAGACCGGCCCGCGCAGCCAGCAGGCCGGTCATGACATCAACTACATCTCGCTGAACGGCATCTTGCACTCGATCGGCCGGGTCAACGAGCGGCCGGTGCCGCCGCTCAACCTCGTCGGTGACTTCGGCGGCGGTTCGATGTTCCTGTTGCTCGGCATCCTGTCCGCGCTCTGGGAGCGGCAGAGTTCCGGCAAGGGACAGGTCGTCGATGCCGCGATGGTGGACGGCTCCAGCGTGCTGGTCCAGATGATGTGGCAGATGCGCGCCGCCGGGATGTGGACCGACGCGCGCGGCACCAACCTGCTGGACGGCGGCGCGCCCTATTACGACACCTATACCTGCGCCGACGGCCGCTACGTGGCGGTCGGCGCCATCGAGCCGCAGTTCTACGCCGCCATGCTGACCGGCCTGGGCCTCGACGGCGCCGACATCCCCGGGCAGAACGACGTCGGGCGCTGGCCCGAACTGCGGGCGATCCTGACCGAAAAGTTCGCCAGCCAGGACCGCGACCACTGGGCCAAGGTGTTCGCCGACTCGGACGCGTGCGTGACGCCGATCCTGGCGTTCGGCGAGGTGCAGACCGAGCCGCACATCACCGAGCGCAACACCTTCTACGAAGTCGACGGTGGTCTGCAGCCGCTGCCGGCGCCGCGGTTCTCTCGCACCCCGCCGGAGACGCCGCGTCCCGCGGCGCCGGTGACCGACGTCGAGGACATCCTCAACGACTGGGTATAG
- a CDS encoding DUF1697 domain-containing protein produces MTKYAVFLRGVNVGGVNLKMADVAAALTDAGFTAVHTVLATGNVLLESSAKAPGVRKKAEAALRERFGYDAWVLVYDVDAVRAVVEAYPYQPEVDGCQSYVTFVADASVLDELAKLANDAAPDEKISRGDGVIYWQVPKGSTLDSTIGKTMGKPRYKSSTTTRNMRTLAKLLR; encoded by the coding sequence ATGACCAAGTACGCGGTGTTCCTGCGTGGCGTCAACGTCGGCGGCGTCAATCTGAAAATGGCCGACGTCGCCGCGGCCCTGACCGACGCGGGATTCACTGCCGTGCACACCGTCCTGGCCACCGGCAACGTGCTGCTGGAGTCGTCCGCCAAGGCGCCCGGGGTGCGCAAGAAAGCAGAAGCCGCGTTGCGCGAACGGTTCGGCTACGACGCGTGGGTCCTGGTCTACGACGTCGACGCGGTGCGCGCCGTCGTCGAGGCCTACCCGTACCAGCCGGAGGTCGACGGATGTCAGTCCTACGTCACGTTCGTCGCCGACGCGTCCGTGCTCGACGAGCTGGCGAAGTTGGCCAACGACGCCGCCCCCGACGAGAAGATCAGCCGTGGTGACGGCGTCATCTACTGGCAGGTGCCCAAGGGCAGCACCCTGGACAGCACGATCGGCAAGACGATGGGCAAGCCCCGGTACAAGTCGTCGACCACGACCCGCAACATGCGCACGCTGGCCAAACTGTTGCGGTGA
- a CDS encoding PPOX class F420-dependent oxidoreductase yields the protein MGRQVFDDKLLALIAGNSLGVLATIKGDGRPQLSNVSYHFDPRELVIRVSITEPRAKTRNLRRDPRASILVDSDDGWSYAVAEGTAELTPPAAAPDDDTVEALIALYRNIAGEHPDWDEYRHTMVTDRRVVLTLPISHLYGMPPGKR from the coding sequence ATGGGACGCCAAGTCTTCGACGATAAATTGCTGGCACTGATAGCGGGGAACTCGCTCGGAGTGCTGGCCACCATCAAAGGCGACGGGCGCCCGCAACTGTCGAATGTGAGTTACCACTTCGACCCGCGCGAGTTGGTAATCCGGGTGTCGATCACCGAGCCGCGGGCCAAGACCCGCAATTTGCGCCGTGATCCGCGCGCCTCGATCCTGGTCGACTCCGACGACGGTTGGTCGTACGCGGTGGCCGAAGGCACCGCCGAGCTCACGCCCCCGGCCGCCGCGCCCGACGACGACACCGTCGAGGCGTTGATTGCGTTGTATCGCAATATCGCCGGTGAGCATCCTGATTGGGATGAATACCGCCACACGATGGTCACCGATCGGCGGGTGGTGCTGACGCTGCCGATCTCGCACCTGTACGGGATGCCTCCGGGTAAGCGGTAG
- a CDS encoding HhH-GPD-type base excision DNA repair protein — MKLWLAQDPDADALLSSDPLALLIGMVLDQQVPFETAFAGPKKIADRMGGSRSFSAAEIADYDPDKFAALCSERPAIHRFPGSMAKRIQTLAQIVVDRYDGDAAGLWTAGDPDGDELLRRIKGLPGFGEVKAQIFLALLGKQYGVTPKGWRAAAGQFGKAGTHISVADIVDAESMGEVRAYKKQMKAAAKAAK, encoded by the coding sequence GTGAAACTGTGGCTCGCTCAGGATCCTGACGCCGACGCGCTGCTGTCCAGCGACCCGTTGGCCCTGCTCATCGGGATGGTGCTCGATCAGCAGGTGCCGTTCGAGACCGCCTTCGCGGGACCGAAGAAGATCGCCGACCGGATGGGCGGCTCCCGGAGTTTTTCGGCCGCCGAGATCGCCGACTACGACCCGGACAAGTTTGCCGCACTGTGCTCGGAAAGGCCTGCGATACACCGGTTTCCGGGATCAATGGCCAAGCGCATCCAGACCCTGGCGCAGATCGTCGTGGACCGCTACGACGGCGATGCCGCGGGCTTGTGGACCGCCGGCGACCCGGACGGCGACGAGCTGTTGCGGCGCATCAAGGGGCTGCCCGGTTTCGGTGAGGTGAAGGCCCAGATCTTCCTGGCGCTGCTGGGCAAGCAGTACGGGGTCACGCCGAAAGGCTGGCGCGCGGCGGCCGGGCAGTTCGGCAAGGCCGGCACGCACATCTCCGTCGCCGACATCGTCGACGCCGAATCGATGGGCGAAGTGCGTGCCTACAAGAAGCAGATGAAGGCCGCCGCCAAGGCGGCTAAGTAG
- a CDS encoding class I SAM-dependent methyltransferase has product MTSARDTPKEKVSLGGVSETALLTLNARAQEARRADPLLVDPMAIALADSIDYDFAKFGRTRQDVALRSRLFDIQAASYLAAHPTATVVALAEGLQTSFWRLDATLPDAQFRWLSIDLPEIIDIRTRLLPTSPRMSVCTRSALDYTWMDSVDETDGVFITAEGLLMYLQPEQGMELIRQCASRFPGGRMIFDLPPAWVSRVSRRGVRTSTRYKGPPMPFTLSAAQAADLVNTVPGVRAAQDLRLPPGRGRAFNAAVRMIYRARMFQALRPCLTLLEFG; this is encoded by the coding sequence ATGACCTCTGCCCGTGACACTCCCAAAGAGAAGGTCTCCCTCGGCGGCGTCTCTGAAACCGCGCTCCTGACGTTGAATGCGCGGGCGCAGGAAGCGCGGCGTGCCGATCCGCTGCTCGTCGACCCTATGGCGATAGCGCTGGCCGACTCGATCGATTACGACTTTGCCAAGTTCGGCCGGACTCGCCAGGACGTCGCGTTGCGCTCGCGGCTGTTCGACATCCAGGCCGCGTCGTATCTGGCAGCACACCCGACGGCCACCGTGGTGGCGCTGGCCGAGGGCCTGCAAACCAGCTTCTGGCGATTGGATGCGACACTCCCGGACGCCCAATTCCGTTGGCTGTCAATCGATTTGCCAGAGATCATTGATATCCGGACGCGGCTGTTGCCGACCTCTCCGCGGATGTCGGTGTGCACCCGGTCGGCCCTGGACTACACCTGGATGGACTCGGTCGACGAAACAGACGGCGTGTTCATCACCGCCGAGGGTCTGCTGATGTATCTGCAACCGGAACAGGGCATGGAGCTGATTCGCCAGTGCGCCAGCAGGTTTCCCGGCGGCCGGATGATCTTCGACCTGCCGCCGGCCTGGGTCTCCCGGGTGAGCCGGCGCGGCGTGCGAACCTCGACGCGCTACAAGGGTCCGCCGATGCCGTTCACCCTGTCGGCTGCCCAGGCGGCCGACCTGGTGAACACCGTGCCGGGAGTCCGCGCGGCACAGGATTTGCGGCTGCCGCCCGGGCGAGGTCGCGCGTTCAACGCCGCCGTGCGGATGATCTATCGCGCGCGCATGTTCCAAGCGCTGCGGCCGTGCTTGACGCTGCTGGAATTCGGCTAG
- a CDS encoding 3-hydroxyacyl-CoA dehydrogenase, with translation MEIKDAVAVVTGGASGLGLATTKRLLDAGAQVVVIDLKGAEVVAELGDRAKFVATDVTDEEGVSKALDVAESLGPLRINVNCAGIGNAIKTLGKDGPFPLQGFKKVVEVNLIGTFNVLRLAAERIAKTEPLGPETSPERGVIINTASVAAFDGQIGQAAYSASKGGVVGMTLPIARDLSRELIRVMTIAPGLFKTPLLGSLPEEAQKSLGKQVPHPARLGDPDEYGALAVHIVENPMLNGEVIRLDGAIRMAPR, from the coding sequence ATGGAGATCAAGGACGCCGTCGCCGTCGTCACCGGAGGAGCCTCAGGTCTGGGCCTGGCCACCACCAAGCGGCTGCTGGATGCCGGCGCGCAGGTGGTCGTGATCGACCTCAAGGGTGCGGAGGTCGTGGCCGAACTCGGCGACCGCGCGAAGTTCGTCGCGACCGACGTCACCGATGAGGAGGGCGTGAGCAAGGCGCTCGACGTCGCCGAGTCGCTGGGCCCGCTGCGGATCAACGTCAACTGTGCGGGCATCGGCAACGCGATCAAGACGCTGGGCAAGGACGGGCCGTTCCCGCTGCAGGGCTTCAAGAAGGTCGTCGAGGTCAACTTGATCGGCACCTTCAACGTGCTGCGGCTGGCCGCCGAGCGCATCGCCAAGACCGAACCGCTCGGTCCCGAAACAAGCCCCGAACGCGGCGTCATCATCAACACCGCCTCGGTCGCCGCCTTCGACGGCCAGATCGGCCAGGCCGCCTACTCGGCGTCCAAGGGCGGCGTGGTCGGCATGACGCTGCCCATCGCCCGCGACCTGTCGCGCGAGCTCATCCGCGTGATGACGATCGCGCCGGGATTGTTCAAGACGCCGCTGCTGGGTTCGCTGCCCGAGGAGGCGCAGAAGTCGCTGGGCAAGCAGGTGCCGCACCCGGCGCGGTTGGGTGACCCGGACGAGTACGGCGCGCTGGCGGTGCACATCGTGGAGAACCCGATGCTCAACGGTGAGGTCATCCGCCTCGACGGCGCCATCCGGATGGCGCCGCGCTGA
- a CDS encoding GntR family transcriptional regulator — protein sequence MELGEWLRVDLKGGRPLFDQLRTQVIDGVREGALAPGSRLPTVRELAGQLGVAVNTVARAYRELETAAIVETRGRFGTFIARYDPTDAAMAAAAREYVHVARGLGLGKADALRYLEAVPDEG from the coding sequence GTGGAGCTGGGCGAATGGCTACGGGTCGACCTCAAGGGCGGCCGGCCGCTGTTCGACCAACTCCGGACGCAGGTCATCGATGGCGTGCGGGAGGGCGCCTTGGCGCCCGGCAGCCGCTTGCCGACCGTGCGCGAGCTGGCCGGCCAACTCGGCGTGGCCGTCAATACGGTCGCGCGCGCCTATCGCGAGCTGGAGACAGCGGCGATTGTCGAAACTCGTGGGCGCTTCGGCACTTTCATCGCCCGCTACGACCCGACCGACGCGGCGATGGCGGCAGCGGCCCGTGAGTACGTCCACGTCGCTCGCGGACTCGGGCTGGGCAAGGCCGACGCGCTGCGTTACCTCGAGGCCGTGCCCGACGAGGGCTAG
- a CDS encoding class I SAM-dependent methyltransferase, whose translation MTTATTTTFENPFFARVWPVVAAHETAAVRALRRENLAGLSGRVLEVGAGIGTNFPNYPATVAQVVAVEPEPRLAARAQAAAAAASVPVVLTNETVEEFRGGAPFDAVVCSLVLCSVRDPAMVLRRLYELLRPGGELRYLEHVASAGLRGRLQRFADRTVWPRFLGNCHTHRNTERAIVDAGFEVDTSRREWTLPAWSPMPVSELLLGRARRPS comes from the coding sequence ATGACAACAGCAACGACAACAACTTTCGAGAACCCGTTCTTCGCCCGGGTGTGGCCGGTCGTCGCCGCTCACGAGACGGCGGCGGTGCGGGCCCTGCGCCGGGAGAACCTGGCGGGCCTGTCGGGCCGGGTGCTCGAAGTCGGTGCGGGTATCGGAACGAACTTCCCCAACTACCCCGCGACCGTCGCGCAGGTCGTTGCCGTGGAACCCGAACCGCGACTGGCGGCCCGTGCGCAGGCGGCCGCCGCGGCCGCGTCCGTTCCGGTCGTCCTGACCAACGAGACCGTGGAGGAGTTCCGCGGCGGGGCGCCGTTCGACGCGGTGGTGTGCTCGCTGGTGCTGTGCTCGGTGCGCGATCCCGCGATGGTGCTGCGGCGGCTGTACGAATTACTGCGCCCGGGCGGGGAGTTGCGCTATCTCGAGCACGTCGCCAGCGCCGGTCTGCGCGGTCGGCTGCAGCGGTTCGCCGACCGGACGGTGTGGCCGCGATTCCTGGGTAACTGCCACACCCATCGCAATACCGAACGCGCGATCGTCGACGCTGGGTTCGAGGTGGACACCTCCCGGCGGGAGTGGACGCTGCCCGCGTGGTCGCCGATGCCGGTATCGGAGTTGTTGCTGGGGCGAGCGCGCCGGCCCTCTTAG
- a CDS encoding nuclear transport factor 2 family protein, protein MTYVFDRLPTATAPTTSALPPSYRGEVVDEAKLALLVARDELHQLVNAYCRAVDRADYDALRDLYHPDATDSHGSFSSGGVEPFIAQLQAAQPYVRVSQHNITTTNFVVDGDGARGEIYCLVFHTFAGPEHDIDVIIGGRYLDTYIRHDGRWKFLQRTIVADWAYQNDPSQVDFSHPSTRGSMRGKPGKADPSIGLFAPSRG, encoded by the coding sequence ATGACCTATGTGTTCGACAGACTACCCACCGCAACGGCGCCGACGACCAGCGCGTTACCACCGAGCTATCGTGGCGAGGTGGTGGATGAAGCCAAATTGGCACTGCTGGTTGCCCGCGACGAACTGCATCAGCTCGTGAACGCCTATTGCCGGGCCGTCGACCGCGCCGACTACGACGCGCTGCGCGACCTCTACCACCCGGACGCGACCGATTCCCATGGCTCGTTCTCGTCGGGCGGCGTCGAGCCGTTCATCGCACAACTACAGGCGGCGCAGCCGTATGTGCGTGTCTCCCAACACAACATCACCACCACCAACTTCGTGGTCGACGGCGACGGGGCCCGTGGTGAGATCTACTGCCTGGTGTTTCACACCTTCGCCGGTCCCGAACACGACATCGACGTGATCATCGGCGGCCGGTACCTGGACACCTATATCCGCCACGACGGCCGCTGGAAGTTTCTGCAACGCACCATCGTCGCGGACTGGGCCTACCAAAACGACCCGTCCCAGGTGGACTTCAGCCATCCCAGCACCCGCGGCAGCATGCGCGGCAAGCCAGGCAAGGCCGACCCGTCGATCGGACTATTCGCACCGTCTCGCGGCTGA